The following are encoded in a window of Thermococcus sp. MV5 genomic DNA:
- the thiI gene encoding tRNA uracil 4-sulfurtransferase ThiI, translating into MIIVRYGEIAIKRGKRKEFERKLAKNIEKALERKGITGKIKLIRGRILVDAPNEAAEIIAKVPGVVSVSPAEVMDYNEILNYLREALKGKSPRSFKVETQRLDKTFLRTSVEVNREVGAFVVNEFGWKVDLENPELVIGIEIIGGKVYVFFEKIKGVGGLPVGTQGKIVVLLSGGIDSPVAAFLMLKRGAEIIAVHFDQGMNARKVVEKVVEILNDYSPNPIELIIENHFEILKPYVLALNKLGRREWTCVVCKVAMLRRAAEIARERGALAIVTGDSLGQVASQTLTNLYFETMSVNFPIHRPLIGLDKEEIVGIARKIGTYEAFLEYPYCDCPFRPERVVTQGKLEEFERIREELKKEKII; encoded by the coding sequence GTGATAATAGTTAGATATGGAGAAATAGCAATAAAGCGTGGAAAAAGAAAGGAATTTGAGAGAAAACTCGCAAAGAACATTGAAAAGGCCTTAGAGAGGAAGGGGATAACTGGTAAAATTAAGCTTATCCGGGGGAGAATTCTTGTTGATGCTCCAAATGAGGCTGCAGAAATTATAGCAAAAGTTCCAGGTGTTGTTTCGGTTTCTCCAGCGGAGGTTATGGACTATAACGAAATCCTAAACTACCTTAGAGAGGCTTTAAAAGGGAAATCACCAAGAAGTTTCAAAGTTGAGACACAAAGGCTTGATAAAACGTTTCTAAGGACCTCTGTAGAGGTGAATAGAGAAGTTGGAGCATTTGTTGTAAATGAATTTGGCTGGAAAGTAGATTTAGAGAATCCTGAACTTGTTATTGGAATCGAGATTATTGGTGGGAAAGTATATGTATTCTTTGAAAAGATTAAGGGGGTTGGAGGTCTTCCTGTTGGAACCCAGGGAAAGATCGTTGTTCTTTTAAGTGGAGGAATAGATTCCCCTGTTGCAGCTTTTCTCATGCTTAAACGGGGCGCTGAAATAATTGCTGTCCATTTTGATCAAGGAATGAATGCAAGAAAGGTTGTTGAGAAAGTGGTAGAGATTTTAAACGATTACTCTCCAAATCCTATAGAATTAATAATCGAGAACCATTTTGAGATCCTCAAACCTTATGTACTTGCTTTAAATAAACTTGGCAGAAGAGAATGGACTTGCGTGGTCTGTAAAGTTGCCATGCTAAGAAGAGCAGCGGAAATAGCAAGAGAGAGGGGAGCACTTGCAATCGTCACAGGGGATTCCCTTGGTCAAGTTGCCTCACAAACTTTAACAAATCTTTACTTTGAAACGATGAGTGTGAATTTTCCAATACACAGGCCACTTATTGGTTTGGACAAAGAGGAGATTGTGGGAATAGCTAGAAAGATAGGTACTTATGAAGCATTTCTTGAGTATCCTTACTGCGACTGCCCATTCAGACCAGAGAGAGTTGTTACGCAAGGTAAGCTTGAAGAATTCGAGAGGATCAGAGAAGAGTTAAAAAAGGAAAAAATAATTTGA
- a CDS encoding SufD family Fe-S cluster assembly protein codes for MVAKKFPNDHINLENLEYQKYGDSPTIKSYTKWELFEENSPLRLPTEAKAGSVMVSPHVLLSGSEVFFNLPEGVELAEGKLGLSHPEESRILGFHFYALKKPYRLKITRDLIKPLIIVSHLSERAFVSHHISIEAENVKAPIIIYDLAKKGTKSFIVELKTRDSELEVLTVGKHRSISHYLLRASLGINAKVKAFTVISGGEMSHHREDYSLEGRGSELILRGIPIAINSAIDYLTNVLQHGERTESETRVHGFSYKEGWLVHRGTAKVFESAKNSSSKVISTITVMDEGSLGVSVPMLEVDTGEIEEASHSSAIHQFDEDALFYLRSRGLSGEEALDLFVHGIGEALSGHLERLKGKARSNVVELIEGVL; via the coding sequence ATGGTTGCTAAGAAATTCCCTAATGATCACATAAATCTCGAAAACCTTGAGTACCAGAAATACGGTGATAGCCCAACAATAAAGAGCTATACTAAGTGGGAACTCTTTGAGGAGAATTCCCCCTTAAGGCTTCCAACTGAAGCAAAAGCTGGAAGCGTCATGGTAAGTCCTCATGTGTTGCTTTCTGGAAGTGAGGTCTTCTTCAACTTACCGGAGGGTGTTGAACTTGCTGAAGGAAAATTAGGCCTTTCACACCCAGAAGAGTCCCGAATACTGGGTTTCCATTTTTATGCTTTAAAAAAGCCATATCGCTTGAAGATAACTAGAGATTTAATAAAACCCCTCATAATAGTTTCTCATCTTTCGGAAAGAGCTTTTGTAAGCCATCATATTAGTATAGAGGCAGAAAACGTGAAGGCACCCATAATTATTTATGACTTGGCTAAAAAAGGTACTAAATCTTTTATAGTTGAGTTAAAGACTAGAGATAGTGAACTTGAGGTACTCACAGTAGGGAAGCACAGAAGTATTTCTCACTATCTGCTAAGGGCGAGTCTTGGTATTAATGCTAAAGTTAAAGCTTTCACTGTTATTAGCGGTGGAGAAATGAGCCATCATAGAGAAGATTATTCATTAGAAGGAAGAGGTAGCGAACTTATCCTACGTGGAATACCAATAGCAATAAACTCTGCCATTGACTATCTTACTAATGTTCTTCAGCATGGTGAAAGAACTGAGAGTGAAACTAGGGTTCATGGATTTTCTTACAAAGAGGGCTGGCTTGTACATAGGGGAACTGCGAAGGTCTTTGAGAGTGCTAAAAACTCTTCCAGTAAGGTTATTTCCACCATAACTGTCATGGATGAAGGTTCTCTTGGAGTAAGTGTTCCAATGCTTGAGGTAGATACAGGGGAGATTGAGGAAGCTTCACATTCTTCAGCTATCCATCAGTTTGATGAGGATGCACTGTTTTATCTACGATCTAGAGGCTTGAGTGGAGAGGAGGCACTAGATCTTTTTGTACATGGTATAGGGGAGGCGCTGAGTGGCCATCTTGAGAGACTCAAGGGTAAGGCGAGGAGCAACGTAGTGGAGCTCATCGAGGGAGTGCTTTGA
- a CDS encoding DUF302 domain-containing protein — protein MFYYVKKFEEDLDFLWERFKKRLEEEGFLLIGERIPVAIVEREDGIVADYHLLFICDKELVAELVKIDPNIGALLPCTGFGYRREDGNYLGVTLPSVAWKIAGKEISELMKPMEERVKAIIHSL, from the coding sequence GTGTTCTATTATGTAAAGAAATTTGAGGAGGATCTTGACTTCCTATGGGAACGCTTTAAGAAAAGATTGGAGGAGGAAGGTTTTCTCCTCATAGGGGAGAGGATCCCGGTGGCAATTGTTGAGAGAGAAGACGGAATCGTTGCGGATTATCACTTACTTTTCATATGTGATAAGGAGCTTGTTGCAGAGCTGGTAAAGATAGACCCCAACATAGGAGCCCTCTTACCATGTACAGGCTTTGGGTATAGACGGGAAGATGGCAACTACTTAGGGGTTACTCTACCGAGTGTGGCATGGAAAATTGCTGGGAAAGAGATCAGTGAATTAATGAAGCCTATGGAGGAAAGAGTGAAAGCGATAATCCACTCTTTGTAG
- the sufB gene encoding Fe-S cluster assembly protein SufB produces MSERPRLEEILKAGSLEEILGTAVPYPKEIELKGKISKSIIEELSRIKNEPEWMFRHRLKALELFEKLPMPKWVVGIEELDLENLVLYTKPELEKEVKDWEDLPENIRKTFERLNIPEIEKRFLSGLTAVFDSESVYSQLKDEFEKKGIIMLPMEEAVRKYPDMVKRYFGKVFPAGEHKFSALHHALWSGGAFVYIPKGVRVPFPIEAFFVIGSALEGQFEHTLVVADEGSYVHFIEGCSAPMYKGFSFHDGMVEIYAHKNATVKFTTIQNWSRNVINFNNKRAIIEENAYVEWIEGSIGSMITYTYPSSVLKGDYSRTAQYVVSLSNGPFMKDTGAKSFHVGKNTSSKIVSKSISANGGINIYRGLVRIVKGAKNSTATVSCDSLILDEESKAYTYPHNQNNEPTASIIHEATTGKLSEEKLFYLNARGIKEEEAKSLIVLGFISEILEGLPFEYVEVLKKVIELEFGEVGGVG; encoded by the coding sequence ATGAGTGAGCGACCAAGACTTGAAGAAATTCTAAAAGCTGGTTCTTTAGAGGAAATTCTTGGAACTGCAGTGCCTTATCCTAAAGAAATTGAGCTCAAAGGAAAAATAAGTAAAAGTATTATTGAAGAACTTTCAAGGATAAAGAATGAGCCAGAGTGGATGTTTAGACACAGACTTAAAGCGTTAGAACTCTTTGAAAAATTGCCCATGCCAAAGTGGGTTGTGGGTATTGAAGAGCTCGATCTTGAGAACCTTGTCCTGTACACGAAACCTGAACTTGAGAAGGAAGTTAAAGATTGGGAGGATTTACCGGAAAACATAAGGAAAACCTTTGAGAGGTTGAATATTCCGGAGATAGAGAAAAGGTTTCTTTCTGGTTTAACGGCAGTTTTTGATAGTGAGAGTGTTTATTCTCAGCTTAAAGACGAATTTGAAAAGAAAGGAATAATCATGCTTCCCATGGAAGAGGCTGTTAGAAAATACCCTGATATGGTAAAACGTTATTTTGGTAAAGTATTTCCTGCGGGAGAGCACAAGTTCTCTGCGTTGCATCACGCCCTCTGGAGTGGGGGGGCTTTTGTTTATATCCCCAAAGGAGTTCGTGTCCCATTCCCTATTGAAGCATTCTTTGTAATAGGTTCGGCTTTAGAGGGACAGTTTGAACATACTCTCGTAGTTGCAGACGAGGGAAGTTATGTCCATTTTATTGAAGGATGTTCCGCACCGATGTATAAAGGCTTCTCCTTCCACGATGGGATGGTTGAGATTTATGCTCACAAAAACGCCACAGTCAAGTTCACCACCATACAAAACTGGAGTCGCAATGTTATAAACTTCAATAATAAGAGAGCGATAATTGAGGAGAATGCTTACGTGGAGTGGATTGAAGGGAGTATTGGCAGCATGATAACATATACGTATCCTTCCAGCGTTCTCAAAGGTGATTATTCGAGAACTGCTCAGTATGTTGTCTCACTTAGCAATGGTCCATTTATGAAAGATACTGGCGCAAAAAGCTTTCATGTAGGTAAGAATACCAGTTCAAAGATAGTCTCCAAGAGTATAAGTGCTAATGGGGGTATAAACATCTACAGAGGCCTTGTAAGGATAGTTAAGGGGGCAAAAAACTCAACAGCAACTGTCTCATGTGACTCACTAATATTGGATGAGGAGAGCAAGGCTTATACATACCCGCACAACCAGAATAACGAGCCAACAGCCAGCATAATTCACGAGGCAACTACTGGAAAACTTAGTGAGGAGAAACTTTTCTACTTAAATGCGAGGGGTATAAAAGAGGAAGAAGCGAAGAGCCTCATAGTTCTTGGTTTCATCAGCGAAATACTTGAAGGATTGCCCTTTGAATACGTAGAGGTTCTAAAGAAAGTTATAGAGCTTGAATTCGGCGAAGTGGGGGGTGTTGGTTGA
- a CDS encoding IS607 family transposase produces MRLYRTGEASRRLGISKPTLLRKIKTGEIKAYRVGREYRIPESEIKRLLEGKTLDKVVIYARVSSRDQKEDLERQVEYLKNYCSAKGYQVIKILTDISSGLNENRRGLKQLFKLVEGGEVGKVVVTYRDRLTRFGFKYLEQYFNSHGVEIEVIFDDEEKTPGKELVEDLLAIVTSFAGKLYGARSHKKKRLVEAVKNALRDD; encoded by the coding sequence GCTCCTCAGAAAAATCAAAACCGGCGAAATCAAAGCCTACCGGGTCGGGAGAGAATACCGCATTCCCGAAAGCGAAATCAAAAGACTTCTTGAGGGCAAAACCCTCGATAAAGTCGTTATTTACGCAAGAGTCTCAAGCCGAGACCAGAAAGAGGACTTGGAGCGGCAAGTAGAATACCTCAAAAACTACTGCTCCGCCAAAGGCTATCAAGTCATCAAAATCCTTACAGACATTTCATCAGGCTTAAACGAAAATAGACGGGGCTTAAAACAACTCTTCAAATTGGTTGAGGGTGGAGAAGTTGGGAAAGTCGTGGTAACCTACAGGGACAGGCTCACCCGCTTTGGCTTCAAATACCTTGAGCAATACTTCAACTCTCACGGTGTTGAAATTGAAGTCATCTTTGATGATGAAGAGAAAACGCCAGGAAAGGAACTCGTTGAGGATTTGTTAGCCATTGTAACTTCCTTCGCTGGAAAACTTTATGGAGCTCGTTCTCATAAGAAAAAGCGTCTTGTAGAGGCGGTAAAGAATGCCCTCAGAGACGATTAA
- a CDS encoding FTR1 family protein: MIGQFLITFREALEAAIIVAIIIAYLKRTKRGNQVKDVWIGAGLSIIASILLGAIILKIYGGLEEKELFEGIASYLAVIVLTSMIYWMATKGKNIKIEIENKVSRAISPLALISFTFIVVFREGLETVLFLTPFATQDLSSTLIGLISGLVGALALAYLIYGVGMRINLRTFFYYSSILLVFVAAGLAGYGTHELIEWAEEEGVSLGFFEETAYDLGIPKDSVWSHKGVIGSVFAVLFGYSTSMEWGRVLVQFGYLLLALYLVFRAYGKEPAASIRNERFKTSA; the protein is encoded by the coding sequence ATGATAGGTCAGTTCCTGATAACATTTAGAGAAGCACTTGAAGCTGCTATAATAGTAGCCATTATTATTGCGTATCTTAAACGAACCAAGAGGGGAAATCAGGTTAAAGATGTTTGGATAGGAGCTGGTCTTTCAATAATAGCTAGTATACTATTAGGCGCAATAATTCTCAAGATCTATGGGGGCCTAGAAGAAAAAGAACTTTTTGAAGGGATAGCCTCCTATCTAGCTGTAATAGTGCTTACTAGTATGATATACTGGATGGCCACAAAGGGGAAGAATATTAAAATAGAAATAGAGAATAAAGTCAGCAGAGCAATAAGCCCCCTGGCTTTAATTAGTTTCACGTTTATAGTGGTGTTTAGAGAGGGCTTAGAAACTGTTCTGTTTCTCACGCCATTTGCTACGCAGGATCTTAGTAGTACTTTGATAGGTTTAATAAGTGGCCTTGTTGGAGCCTTGGCTTTAGCGTACTTGATTTATGGTGTTGGAATGAGAATAAACCTTAGGACTTTCTTTTATTATAGTTCAATACTTCTTGTATTTGTAGCTGCAGGTTTAGCAGGCTATGGAACTCACGAACTCATAGAGTGGGCAGAAGAGGAGGGAGTCTCATTAGGCTTCTTTGAGGAGACAGCATATGACCTTGGAATTCCAAAGGATAGCGTATGGTCTCATAAGGGAGTTATAGGGTCAGTGTTTGCTGTCCTTTTTGGGTATTCAACAAGTATGGAATGGGGAAGAGTTCTTGTGCAATTTGGATATCTACTACTTGCTTTATACCTAGTGTTTAGGGCATATGGAAAGGAACCAGCAGCAAGCATTAGAAATGAAAGATTCAAGACTTCTGCTTGA
- a CDS encoding heavy-metal-associated domain-containing protein, producing MAKVVLNIKNMSCQHCVMTIKRALEKIGTKAEVSLKEKKAVVEYDESKLKVDDLINAIAKFGYEAEVA from the coding sequence ATGGCGAAGGTAGTTTTGAATATCAAAAATATGAGCTGTCAGCACTGTGTAATGACGATTAAAAGGGCTTTAGAGAAAATTGGGACAAAGGCGGAAGTAAGCTTGAAAGAAAAGAAAGCCGTTGTTGAGTACGACGAGTCAAAGCTCAAAGTTGATGATTTAATTAATGCTATTGCAAAGTTTGGCTACGAAGCGGAGGTGGCTTGA
- a CDS encoding peroxiredoxin yields MVKIGEIIPDFEADAYLPEKDEIGKVKLSDYRGKWVVLAFYPADFTFVCPTELEELAEYYEEFKKEGAEILSVSTDTAYVHKAWHDTSSAIRKIRYPMLADPAGKVCRLFGTYIEDEGVSWRATFIIDPDGKIVHMEMHDLSIGRSAKEILRRLRASKYVREHPGQVCPASWEPGKETLKMDLDLVGKI; encoded by the coding sequence ATGGTGAAGATTGGAGAAATCATCCCGGACTTCGAAGCCGATGCGTACCTCCCAGAAAAGGACGAGATAGGAAAGGTTAAGCTTTCCGATTATAGGGGGAAGTGGGTAGTCCTGGCGTTCTATCCGGCTGACTTTACCTTTGTTTGCCCGACGGAGCTTGAGGAGCTTGCGGAATATTATGAAGAGTTCAAAAAAGAAGGTGCAGAAATTTTAAGTGTCTCTACAGACACGGCTTATGTTCACAAAGCTTGGCACGACACGTCTTCGGCGATAAGGAAGATACGCTATCCCATGCTTGCTGATCCAGCTGGAAAGGTCTGCAGGCTCTTCGGCACCTACATCGAGGATGAAGGTGTTTCGTGGAGGGCTACATTCATAATCGACCCTGACGGAAAAATCGTCCACATGGAGATGCATGATCTGAGTATAGGTAGAAGTGCTAAAGAAATACTCAGACGCCTTAGAGCTTCTAAATATGTGAGAGAACATCCTGGTCAGGTTTGTCCAGCAAGTTGGGAACCTGGAAAGGAAACGCTTAAGATGGATCTTGATTTGGTAGGAAAAATCTGA
- a CDS encoding YHS domain-containing protein: MHIDPVCGMEVSKETEFKVEYEGKIYYFCSSQCKAQFEANPEKYVKKEHMRHGCCH; the protein is encoded by the coding sequence ATGCATATCGATCCAGTTTGTGGAATGGAAGTTAGCAAAGAAACAGAATTTAAGGTAGAATATGAGGGAAAAATCTATTACTTCTGCTCTTCACAGTGTAAAGCTCAATTTGAAGCAAACCCAGAGAAGTATGTCAAAAAAGAGCACATGAGACATGGTTGCTGTCATTAG
- a CDS encoding CoA-binding protein, producing the protein MNVKEFKKIALVGATSNPTKYGNIILRDLLEKGFEVLPVNPKYEEIEDVKCYNTVKDLPKDVDVIVFVVPPKIGLQIAKDAVEAGFRKLWFQPGAESEEIKEFLEDQNVEYSFKKCIMVETGEKRMFLEV; encoded by the coding sequence ATGAACGTGAAAGAGTTCAAAAAGATAGCATTGGTTGGTGCAACTTCAAATCCTACTAAGTATGGGAATATAATCCTTAGGGATCTTCTTGAAAAAGGGTTTGAAGTGTTGCCAGTAAATCCAAAGTACGAGGAAATTGAGGATGTAAAATGCTATAATACCGTGAAGGACCTCCCAAAAGATGTTGATGTTATAGTCTTTGTAGTTCCGCCTAAAATCGGCCTCCAAATAGCAAAGGATGCTGTAGAAGCGGGCTTTAGAAAGCTGTGGTTTCAGCCAGGAGCTGAGAGTGAAGAGATTAAAGAGTTTTTGGAAGACCAAAATGTTGAATATAGTTTTAAGAAATGTATAATGGTAGAGACAGGCGAGAAGAGAATGTTTTTGGAGGTGTGA
- a CDS encoding ThiF family adenylyltransferase — translation MMDFSRHFPIIGIEGQRKLSESTVGVVGAGALGSWEVYFLHKLGVGKIVVVDRDFVDDSDLPRTIYTKEDIGKPKVEVLKERFDVEGYFEDLNPATIGILEKVDLIIDGTDNIYTRQIINDYAVKNNTPWIYVGVLSTYGNIMPIIPGKTACFRCFMPKLPERPMPTCAVAGIMSYVPSLAASIAVGLAVKILLGEEIKSELIFFDTKTLEFERVEVPRREECPACVKREFTFLEKHMKIERLCDGSIQVTPPEKMNVNLEDLAGRLEKLGIGYLKTSQFLQFEDDEYEILIFKSGRMVIRGAEEEREAKNLFARYLGG, via the coding sequence ATGATGGATTTCTCAAGGCACTTTCCGATCATTGGTATAGAGGGTCAAAGAAAACTGAGTGAGAGCACGGTTGGAGTAGTTGGTGCTGGAGCATTGGGGAGCTGGGAAGTCTATTTCCTCCATAAACTTGGGGTTGGAAAAATCGTTGTAGTAGATCGAGACTTTGTAGATGATAGCGACCTCCCTAGAACGATTTATACTAAAGAAGACATCGGCAAACCAAAAGTTGAGGTTTTAAAAGAGAGGTTTGATGTTGAAGGATATTTTGAAGATTTAAATCCAGCAACAATAGGAATTCTTGAGAAAGTAGATTTAATAATTGATGGGACTGATAATATTTATACGCGCCAGATAATAAACGACTATGCCGTAAAGAATAACACACCATGGATTTACGTAGGAGTTCTGAGTACATATGGTAATATAATGCCGATAATTCCTGGAAAAACAGCCTGTTTTAGGTGTTTTATGCCAAAACTCCCTGAGAGACCAATGCCAACATGTGCCGTCGCTGGGATAATGAGCTATGTTCCTTCATTAGCCGCTTCTATAGCAGTTGGTCTTGCTGTAAAAATCCTTTTGGGAGAAGAAATTAAAAGTGAGTTAATATTCTTTGATACAAAAACGCTTGAGTTCGAGAGGGTTGAAGTTCCTAGAAGAGAAGAATGTCCAGCTTGTGTAAAGAGGGAATTTACATTCTTGGAAAAACACATGAAAATTGAAAGACTTTGTGATGGTTCAATCCAAGTTACACCTCCAGAGAAAATGAATGTAAATTTGGAAGATCTTGCGGGAAGGCTTGAAAAACTTGGGATAGGGTATCTTAAAACTTCTCAGTTTCTCCAGTTTGAAGATGATGAATATGAGATACTAATCTTTAAAAGTGGAAGGATGGTCATAAGAGGAGCTGAGGAAGAGAGAGAAGCAAAGAATTTATTTGCGCGCTATTTAGGTGGTTAA
- the sufC gene encoding Fe-S cluster assembly ATPase SufC has product MLRAENLRVKVEDKEILKGISLIVDDGELHVVMGPNGSGKSTLALTIAGHPKYQVINGKIIFNGEDITNLPPEERVRRGIFLSFQHPVEVEGVKVIQFLQRVLKNLKNLDEIQAYEIIFAAVQELGLDDSMLTRFLNVGFSGGERKKLEMLQAYLVRPKLLILDEPDSGVDVDSLKVIARIINKLHEEGTAILLITHYGRILEHLKPHRVHVIKEGKIVASGGIELVKTIEEKGFAAVEAL; this is encoded by the coding sequence ATGTTAAGAGCTGAGAATCTGAGGGTAAAAGTGGAGGACAAGGAAATTCTCAAGGGTATTAGTCTCATCGTTGATGATGGAGAGCTTCATGTGGTAATGGGTCCTAATGGGAGCGGGAAATCAACACTAGCCTTAACAATAGCTGGTCATCCCAAATATCAGGTGATAAATGGGAAAATTATTTTTAATGGAGAGGATATAACTAACTTACCTCCTGAAGAGAGAGTTAGAAGAGGCATTTTCTTGAGTTTTCAGCATCCTGTTGAAGTGGAGGGAGTGAAAGTTATTCAATTCTTGCAGAGAGTATTGAAGAACCTCAAAAACCTTGATGAAATCCAAGCTTATGAAATTATTTTTGCCGCTGTTCAAGAACTTGGTCTTGATGATTCAATGCTTACACGATTCTTAAATGTTGGATTTTCTGGTGGAGAAAGGAAAAAGTTGGAGATGTTACAAGCTTATCTTGTGAGACCAAAACTTCTTATTCTTGATGAGCCAGATAGTGGAGTTGATGTTGATTCTCTTAAGGTTATTGCGAGGATTATAAATAAGCTTCACGAAGAAGGTACTGCAATTTTACTTATAACACATTATGGTAGGATTCTAGAGCACTTAAAGCCTCACAGAGTGCACGTGATCAAAGAAGGAAAAATAGTCGCATCTGGAGGGATTGAACTAGTTAAAACTATCGAGGAGAAGGGTTTTGCGGCGGTGGAAGCATTATGA
- a CDS encoding ferritin translates to MLSEKMLKALNEQLNREMYSAYLYFAMAAYFDDLNFEGFSSWMKAQAEEEAEHALRFYNYIYDRNGRVELKEIPQPPKEWESPIEAFKAAYEHEQFISKCINELAALAEEEKDYSTRSFLEWFINEQVEEEANVKKILDKLRFAENNPQILFMLDRELASRGPKLLTLLMQGEK, encoded by the coding sequence ATGTTGAGTGAAAAGATGTTAAAGGCCTTGAATGAGCAGTTGAATAGAGAGATGTACTCAGCATACCTCTATTTTGCCATGGCGGCCTATTTTGATGATTTAAACTTTGAAGGCTTTTCTAGTTGGATGAAAGCTCAGGCGGAGGAGGAAGCTGAGCACGCATTAAGGTTTTATAATTACATCTATGATAGAAATGGGAGAGTAGAACTTAAAGAAATTCCTCAACCTCCAAAAGAATGGGAATCTCCAATTGAGGCCTTTAAAGCGGCTTACGAGCATGAGCAGTTCATAAGCAAGTGTATAAATGAATTGGCCGCACTAGCAGAGGAAGAGAAAGACTATTCAACTAGATCTTTTCTTGAGTGGTTTATTAATGAACAAGTTGAAGAAGAAGCTAATGTAAAGAAAATTCTTGATAAGTTGAGGTTTGCGGAAAATAATCCCCAGATACTGTTTATGCTCGATAGAGAACTTGCATCTAGAGGGCCAAAGTTACTTACTCTTTTGATGCAAGGAGAGAAATGA
- a CDS encoding RNA-guided endonuclease TnpB family protein — MPSETIKLTAKFKLKNPPEGLDDLFSTYREVVNYLITYAFENNITSFYRLKRETYKSLREEYRELPSHYLYTACQMATSIYKSYRKRKRKGKAKGRPVFKKSVIMLDDHLFKLDLEKGIIKLSTPNGRIPLEFYPAKYHERFREWKVGQAWLIKTPEGIFINVVFSKEVEVREPKAFVGVDLNENNVTLSLPNGEFVQIITHEREVRTAYYLKRRRIQRKIRAGRQRKGLLEKYGERERNRLNDLYHKLANKIVELAEKYGGIALEDLTEIRSSIRYSAEMNGRLHRWSFLKLQSIIEYKAKLKGVRVVFVNPAYTSSMCPVCGEKLSPNGCRVLKCPNCGFEADRDVVGSFNISVRALKMWGVTVPPESHPMKTGGWKPTRYEINTLHTING; from the coding sequence ATGCCCTCAGAGACGATTAAACTGACAGCTAAATTCAAGCTCAAAAACCCTCCGGAAGGGTTAGACGACCTCTTCTCCACTTACCGGGAGGTTGTGAATTATCTCATCACTTACGCCTTTGAGAACAACATCACCAGCTTTTACAGGCTGAAAAGAGAAACATACAAGAGCCTTCGGGAGGAGTATCGGGAGCTACCGAGCCACTACCTCTACACGGCCTGTCAAATGGCCACGTCGATTTATAAGAGCTACAGAAAGAGGAAAAGGAAAGGGAAAGCTAAAGGCAGGCCCGTTTTTAAGAAGAGCGTCATAATGCTGGACGACCACCTGTTCAAGCTCGACCTTGAAAAAGGGATAATCAAGCTCTCAACTCCCAATGGGAGAATTCCCTTAGAGTTTTATCCGGCAAAGTATCACGAGCGGTTCAGGGAGTGGAAGGTTGGTCAGGCTTGGCTCATCAAAACGCCCGAGGGGATCTTCATCAACGTGGTCTTTTCAAAGGAGGTTGAAGTTAGAGAACCCAAAGCTTTCGTTGGAGTGGACTTGAATGAGAATAATGTTACTTTAAGTCTCCCAAATGGTGAGTTCGTGCAAATCATTACCCACGAGCGGGAGGTTAGGACTGCTTATTACCTCAAGAGGCGGAGGATTCAGAGGAAGATAAGGGCCGGAAGGCAAAGGAAGGGACTCCTTGAGAAATATGGAGAGCGGGAGAGGAACAGGCTTAACGACCTTTACCATAAGTTGGCCAACAAAATCGTCGAGCTGGCTGAAAAGTATGGTGGTATTGCTCTGGAGGATTTGACTGAGATTAGGAGTTCGATAAGGTATTCTGCTGAGATGAATGGCAGGCTTCACCGCTGGAGCTTCCTGAAGCTCCAGAGCATTATCGAATACAAGGCTAAGCTGAAGGGTGTTAGGGTCGTTTTCGTGAATCCCGCTTACACTTCCTCCATGTGCCCGGTATGTGGGGAAAAGTTAAGCCCGAATGGGTGCAGGGTTTTGAAGTGTCCAAACTGTGGGTTTGAGGCCGACCGTGATGTGGTCGGCTCTTTTAATATCTCTGTTAGGGCCTTGAAGATGTGGGGAGTAACCGTTCCCCCCGAAAGCCACCCGATGAAGACGGGAGGGTGGAAGCCTACCCGTTACGAAATTAACACACTACACACAATTAACGGGTAG